Proteins from a genomic interval of Capsicum annuum cultivar UCD-10X-F1 chromosome 4, UCD10Xv1.1, whole genome shotgun sequence:
- the LOC107852489 gene encoding glutathione S-transferase TCHQD isoform X1, with translation MQLYHHPFSLDSQKVRLTLEEKGIDYTSHHVNPLTGKNMDAFFFNMNPSAKVPVFQNGSHIIYDTIEIIQYIERIAEKVSSGGNNLNPSSREVVRWMHKIQEWDAMYLTLFHVPEKYRLYVSKFLRRVIIARMAECPDLAGAYHCKLREAYDIDDKLKNAEVSRRSENHLVRLLDEVELKLGETSYLAGEEFTLADVMLIPVLARIELLNLEEEYINSRPNIADYWVLAKQRPSYKKVIGKYFDGWRRRKTLLKTWCFIRIRSMLRKF, from the exons ATGCAGCTATATCATCATCCTTTTTCCTTGGACAGCCAGAAGGTGAGACTTACTTTGGAAGAGAAAGGTATCGATTACACTTCACATCATGTAAACCCTTTAACGGGCAAGAACATGGATGCGTTTTTCTTCAATATGAATCCAAGCGCGAAAGTACCTGTATTCCAGAATGGTTCTCATATCATATATGATACCATTGAGATTATTCA GTATATTGAAAGAATTGCAGAAAAAGTGTCTTCTGGCGGAAACAATCTGAACCCTAGCAGCAGAGAAGTTGTCAGATGGATGCATAAAATACAAGAATGGGATGCAATGTACTTAACCCTTTTCCATGTCCCTGAGAAGTATCGGCTATATGTTTCTAAATTCCTGAGACGTGTAATCATTGCCCGAATGGCTGAATGTCCTGACTTAGCAGGTGCTTACCATTGTAAGTTACGAGAGGCTTATGATATAGACGACAAGTTGAAGAATGCTGAGGTTTCGAGACGAAGTGAGAATCATTTAGTAAGACTTCTTGATGAAGTGGAACTCAAACTTGGTGAAACATCATATCTAGCCGGGGAAGAGTTCACTCTAGCTGATGTAATGCTCATCCCTGTTCTAGCGAGAATAGaactcttgaacttggaagaggaGTACATAAACAGTCGTCCAAATATAGCAGATTATTGGGTGTTGGCTAAGCAAAGACCAAGTTATAAGAAGGTGATTGGCAAGTACTTTGATGGATGGAGAAGACGTAAAACACTGTTGAAAACATGGTGCTTCATTCGTATCAGAAGTATGCTCCGCAAATTCTGA
- the LOC107852489 gene encoding glutathione S-transferase TCHQD isoform X2 has translation MLIIPCSYIIILFPWTARRYIERIAEKVSSGGNNLNPSSREVVRWMHKIQEWDAMYLTLFHVPEKYRLYVSKFLRRVIIARMAECPDLAGAYHCKLREAYDIDDKLKNAEVSRRSENHLVRLLDEVELKLGETSYLAGEEFTLADVMLIPVLARIELLNLEEEYINSRPNIADYWVLAKQRPSYKKVIGKYFDGWRRRKTLLKTWCFIRIRSMLRKF, from the exons ATGTTGATAATACCATGCAGCTATATCATCATCCTTTTTCCTTGGACAGCCAGAAG GTATATTGAAAGAATTGCAGAAAAAGTGTCTTCTGGCGGAAACAATCTGAACCCTAGCAGCAGAGAAGTTGTCAGATGGATGCATAAAATACAAGAATGGGATGCAATGTACTTAACCCTTTTCCATGTCCCTGAGAAGTATCGGCTATATGTTTCTAAATTCCTGAGACGTGTAATCATTGCCCGAATGGCTGAATGTCCTGACTTAGCAGGTGCTTACCATTGTAAGTTACGAGAGGCTTATGATATAGACGACAAGTTGAAGAATGCTGAGGTTTCGAGACGAAGTGAGAATCATTTAGTAAGACTTCTTGATGAAGTGGAACTCAAACTTGGTGAAACATCATATCTAGCCGGGGAAGAGTTCACTCTAGCTGATGTAATGCTCATCCCTGTTCTAGCGAGAATAGaactcttgaacttggaagaggaGTACATAAACAGTCGTCCAAATATAGCAGATTATTGGGTGTTGGCTAAGCAAAGACCAAGTTATAAGAAGGTGATTGGCAAGTACTTTGATGGATGGAGAAGACGTAAAACACTGTTGAAAACATGGTGCTTCATTCGTATCAGAAGTATGCTCCGCAAATTCTGA
- the LOC107852477 gene encoding uncharacterized protein LOC107852477, producing the protein MWNRAAGWIKESAGEVLGVSRDVKKKVETKKVVYAKWIESKAEEEKRVSRKEYKLSKKEAKLVVTAAKTAAFEILYKGLEEKDGEKMLFRLTKIRERKGRDLNKVKCIKGEDGRVLVEDALIKKRWQSYFS; encoded by the exons ATGTGGAATAGGGCTGCTGGATGGATCAAGGAGTCAGCtggagaggtgttgggtgtctcgaggg atgttaagaagaaggtggagacGAAGAAGGTTGTTTATGCTAAATGGATTGAGAGTAAGGctgaagaggagaagcgggtgagCAGGAAGGAGTACAAGTTAtctaagaaggaggctaagttagtagttacggctgctaagacagCAGCTTTTGAGATTCTGTATAAGGgtttagaggagaaagacggggAAAAAATGTTGTTTAGGCTTACCAAGAttagggagcggaagggtcggGATCTGAACaaagtgaagtgtattaagggggaggatggcagAGTATTGGTGGAAGAcgccctcattaagaaaagatggcagtcgtatttttcATAG